One Stenotrophomonas maltophilia R551-3 genomic window, AATGCGCCGACCCTGAAGGACGAACTGAGTGCCGGCCCGAACGCCCGCGTGTTCGTGCTCGACCAGATCACCGACGTCACCGCCCAGGCCAAGGCCGCCATTGCTGGCGCCGGCAACGATCCGCTGGCCCGCAGCCGCGCGCTGGACGCGTTCGACAAGGCCCAGGTCGCCGCCTGTGAAGCCGATGCCGGCTTCCGCTGCCGCCTGTACAGCTTCTCCGGCGGCAACACCTATCGCCTGTTCCGCAACATGGAAATCAAGGACGTGCGCCTGGTCTACGCCCCCCCGGGCAGCGTCGGCAAGTTCGGTGGCGACGTCGACAACTGGATGTGGCCGCGCCACACCGGCGACTTCTCGTTCTACCGCGCCTACGTGGGCAAGGATGGCAAGCCGGCCGCCTTCGCCGCCGACAACGTGCCGTACCAGCCCAAGCACTTCCTGAAGTTCGCCGACCAGCCGCTGGGCGCTGACGACTTCGTGATGGTGGCCGGCTACCCGGGCCGCACCAACCGCTATGCACTGGCCGGTGAGTTCAACGAAACCGCCAGCTTCACCTACCCGACCATCGCCAAGCACTACAACGCAGTGCTGAAGATGATCGCTGACGCTGGCAAGGCCGACGCCGACGTCAAGGTGAAGTACGCAGCGACCGCCGCCAGCATGAACAACGTGGCCAAGAACTATCTGGGCCAGCTGGAAGGCTTCAAGCGCATCGACGCCGCAGGCCAGAAGCAGGCTGAAGAAGCCGCCGTGCTGGCCTGGCTGAAGAAGCAGGGCGCTGCCGGCAAGCCGGCCCTGGCCGCCCACGCGCAGCTGCTCAAGCATCTGGATACCAGCAAGTCGACCCGCGAACGCGACCTGTTCGTCGGCCAGTTCAACAACACCTCGGCCGTTGGCGCGGCGATCACCCTGTACCGCCTGTCGATCGAGCGCAGCAAGCCGGATGCCGAGCGCGAAGCCGGTTACCAGGAACGCGACCTGACCACCATCGAAGGTGGCCTGAAGCAGATGGACCGTCGCTACGTGGCAAAGATGGACCAGCAGCTGCAGACCTACTGGCTGGACCAGTACGTGGCCCTGCCGGCCGCGCAGCGTGACAACGAAGTGCTGAACAAGTGGCTGGCCGGCAGCGATGCCGCTGCGGTGAAGTCGCTGGTGAACAAGCTGGGCGGCACCGAGCTGGGCAGCCTGGACACCCGCCTGAAGTGGTTCAAGGCCGACCGCGCTGCGTTCGAAGCCAGCAACGATCCGGCCATCCAGTACGCCGTTGCGGTCATGCCGGCACTGCTGAAGCAGGAAGAGCAGAAGAAGATCCGCGAAGGCGAATCGCTGACCGCTCGCCCGCTGTACCTGCAGGCCGTGGCCGACTACAAGAAGAGCCAGGGCGAGTTCGTCTATCCGGATGCCAACCTGTCGCTGCGCATCACCTTCGGCAACGTCATGGGCTATGG contains:
- a CDS encoding S46 family peptidase; the encoded protein is MRSNLLAFSIVASLGLAQVAHAAEGMWVPQQLPEIAGPLQKAGLKLSPEQLANLTGDPMGAVVALGGCTASFVSPQGLVVTNHHCAYGAIQLNSTAQKNLIKDGFNAPTLKDELSAGPNARVFVLDQITDVTAQAKAAIAGAGNDPLARSRALDAFDKAQVAACEADAGFRCRLYSFSGGNTYRLFRNMEIKDVRLVYAPPGSVGKFGGDVDNWMWPRHTGDFSFYRAYVGKDGKPAAFAADNVPYQPKHFLKFADQPLGADDFVMVAGYPGRTNRYALAGEFNETASFTYPTIAKHYNAVLKMIADAGKADADVKVKYAATAASMNNVAKNYLGQLEGFKRIDAAGQKQAEEAAVLAWLKKQGAAGKPALAAHAQLLKHLDTSKSTRERDLFVGQFNNTSAVGAAITLYRLSIERSKPDAEREAGYQERDLTTIEGGLKQMDRRYVAKMDQQLQTYWLDQYVALPAAQRDNEVLNKWLAGSDAAAVKSLVNKLGGTELGSLDTRLKWFKADRAAFEASNDPAIQYAVAVMPALLKQEEQKKIREGESLTARPLYLQAVADYKKSQGEFVYPDANLSLRITFGNVMGYGKDGVKYTPFTTLEGVAAKETGEDPFDSPKALLDAVKAKRYGGLEDKRLGSVPVNFLSNLDITGGNSGSPVLDANGKLVGLAFDGNWESVSSNWVFDPVMTRMIAVDSRYMQWIMQEVAPAPQLLKELNLAK